In Hydra vulgaris chromosome 06, alternate assembly HydraT2T_AEP, a genomic segment contains:
- the LOC136081485 gene encoding uncharacterized protein LOC136081485, whose amino-acid sequence MYYSGHVKCTRNLWNRDQSLSLASNILQPNKTFDNFLGEKPNSCINNEKITKLEFNKAIIELERNNSCGYDGISSNVAIYVMDSISKPLFYLISSSFKNIIFPDKLKLAKINPFSKKVIAIMLLTTNLFLYFHNCSTEHAIIKLADKMYKSFDSDELELGLFIDLSKVFDTIDHIEPFVVVVRYKTNTLTKYVKKSQTRDVINSEKHSLDINKNCLSCRYTNATSLNNKFDLFLLDIASFKLDIYMITETWFNENSVTYVNGYQIIHNNRSNSRSVKTHGGGVAIYVKESFLVYSPNDSFTKNNDIEHTWCILSIKDEQILLGCIYRPPDASEEINNCICKIIEAAKNKIDHNRYSGLLISGDFNYPNIIWKKNNVQNIKKYDKYSTKFVEYINDNYLHQVVISPTYNADLINGNILDLILTETPERINKIHHNPTLGNTRNGHQILSWKYFVKNTTKNEMSNFGKSGFNYKLGNYTVIKKAVNENDWESLFGKISINECYEIFLNIYSELCNKYIPKKTIYFNNKLQTRPWIDREAKKAIRNKTSLWHKLLSNGFKCDKLKVQYFLTNKTIKNLVKSKRINYEKKIAESLKENSKLFYAYVNSNRKIKLGINIVTDKNGSLQTNRDNIANILNENFHSVFVIEDPTNFPNITVKTSKILELDIDSVITQDIVRIKLSELNVNKALGADSVSSYVLKKCQNSFCKPLELLFKRSLKEEQIPLIWKMAYVTPLYKNGDKNDPANYRPISLTSIPCKILESILGDKIMNYMLTNNLLNSNQHGFRKNKSCTTNLLETQDILFDAIENGWCVDMLYTDFSKAFDKVPHMRLMLNVFME is encoded by the exons ATGTATTACTCTGGTCATGTTAAATGTACCCGTAATCTTTGGAATCGTGATCAAA GCCTCTCTCTTGCTTCTAACATTTTGCaaccaaataaaacatttgataattttttgggAGAAAAACCCAACTCttgtataaataatgaaaagataactaaacttgaatttaataaagcaattattgAACTTGAACGCAACAATTCATGTGGATATGATGGTATTTCCAGTAATGTAGCTATTTATGTTATGGACAGCATtagtaaaccattattttatttaatatcatcttcatttaaaaatattatattccCTGATAAACTTAAACTAGCCAAAATTAATCCGTTTTCAAAAAAGGTGATTGCAATAATGCTTCTAACTACCAACCTATTTCTTTACTTCCa CAATTGCTCTACTGAACATgctattattaaacttgctgaCAAAATGTATAAGTCGTTTGATAGCGATGAACTGGAATTAGGATTGTTCATTGATCTTTCTAAGGTCTTTGATACAATTGATCACA tagagccttttgttgttgttgttagaTATAAGACTAACACATTGactaaatatgttaaaaaatctcAGACTCGTGATGTAATTAATTCCGAAAAACAtagtttagatataaataaaaattgtctaAGTTGTAGATACACAAATGCtacatcattaaacaataaatttgacTTGTTTCTATTAGATATTGCATCCTTTAAACTCGATATCTATATGATCACAGAAACTTGGTTTAATGAAAACTCAGTTACATATGTAAATGGTTATCAAATAATCCATAATAATAGATCAAATAGTCGTTCAGTTAAAACACATGGAGGTGGTGTTGCTATCTAtgtaaaagaaagttttttagtttactCACCCAATGATAGTTTCACTAAAAACAACGACATTGAACATACTTGGtgtattttaagtataaaagaTGAACAAATTTTACTTGGTTGTATTTATCGGCCACCTGATGCATCTGAAGAAATAAATAactgtatctgtaaaataatAGAAGCAGCTAAGAATAAAATTGATCATAATAGGTACTCTGGTTTACTTATTTCAGGAGATTTTAATTATCCAAatataatatggaaaaaaaacaatgttcaaaacataaaaaaatatgataaatactCCACCAAATTTGTTGAATATATAAATGACAACTACTTACATCAAGTAGTTATATCACCTACATATAATGCAGATTTAATTAATGGTAATAtcttagatttaattttaacagaaacaccTGAACGTATAAATAAAATCCATCATAATCCAACTTTAGGCAACACTAGAAATGGACACCAAATACTTAGCTggaaatattttgtcaaaaacacTACTAAAAATGAAATGTCAAATTTTGGGAAATCTGGATTTAACTATAAACTTGGTAATTACACAGTCATAAAAAAAGCTGTTAATGAAAATGATTGGGAAAGTCTTTTTGGAAAAATTAGTATTAATGAGTGCTATGAAATATTCCTAAATATCTATAGTGAATTATGCAACAAATACATTcctaaaaaaactatatacttCAATAACAAATTACAGACCAGACCTTGGATTGATAGAGaagcaaaaaaagcaataagaaataaaacaagtttatggCACAAATTATTATCTAATGGTTTTAAATGTGACAAGCTAAAAgtccaatattttttaaccaataaaacaataaaaaatctagttaaatcaaaaagaataaattatgaaaaaaaaatagctgagtcattaaaagaaaattcaaaactattttatgcATATGTTAAttcaaacagaaaaataaaattaggcatTAATATAGTAACAGATAAAAATGGTTCTTTACAAACAAATCGTGATAATATTGCTAATATCCTCAATGAAAACTTTCATTCAGTATTTGTTATAGAAGATCCAACAAATTTTCCTAACATTACAGTAAAAACAAGCAAGATTTTAGAATTAGATATAGACTCAGTAATAACTCAAGACATTGTTAGAATTAAACTAAGTGAACTAAATGTCAATAAAGCATTAGGAGCAGATAGTGTAAGTTCatatgtgttaaaaaaatgtcaaaatagtttttgcaaACCTCTAGAGTTACTATTCAAAAGATCCTTAAAAGAAGAACAAATTCCACTCATATGGAAAATGGCATATGTAACACCGCTATACAAGAATGGAGATAAAAATGATCCTGCAaactatagaccaatttcaTTAACGTCAATACCATGCAAAATTCTTGAATCGATCTTAGGTGACAAAATAATGAATTACATGTtaacaaacaatttattaaatagtaaccAACATGGTTTTCGAAAGAACAAAAGCTGTACTACTAATCTACTAGAAAcacaagatattttatttgatgcTATTGAGAATGGCTGGTGTGTTGATATGTTGTATACAGATttctcaaaagcttttgataaagtaccTCATATGCGATTGATGTTAAATGTATTTATGGAGTAA